ggaggcttgtgactgtcccatagactgccaagtaaaatacactgtcaaggtccagaaaattatgaaagacattgtcagaatagcccatctgccatcagtggatcaaccataacattatgaagcgaaaaaaaactttttggacacaaggaaataaaaataacgactttattcaacaattcttctcctctgtctctccacatcaccgtagcgccattttggagaatatgagctgaacgcaggcagtgTACGTTCCTCTGAGTCAGCCGTGCCACAAcaatgtgctgttttctttcaaactaaagcttaaatatacatagaaaacgTATCATTTTGAAGCGGCTAACACAGAGGAGTGTACACTGCCTgcttttaagggtttggaactacatggaGGAAAGTGATTAAtaactaaattttcattttggggtggagtatcccttttaagcttatattttttcctttcaCAAAAGTCttgatattttaatgaattatcacataaacacacatttatGCCTAAAACCACACAACTTAAATGTAAGTTTTGATGATTTAAACTCTGAACAGGCCCTTATAAATAGAGGATGATAGAGGCGtttcattttaattgaataattacTTGACAATACAGCTTAGTCCACTGACCAAAAGAGAgacatgatttaaataaatatagaaaaattaGGTAAAAATGTCTCTAAAGATAATAGGATTGCATTTGTCACCTGTATCACTATTTGATCTTGCATGCCTGTGctgaaaactgtatttttttttctcaatgttgTTGCAGCCACATCATGCACAATATCAGCTGTTGCTTACAGAGTTTTGAAAGGCTGTCAGAGTTACAGTATATATCATTATGAAGAGTGATTTAAGTAGTTACAGGTGCCAACTGCAACTCTTTTCCGCGGTCCATGCACTGTACGTTCAGCAGAAATGTCCTCTGATACAGCAGGGCTAAGGAAATGTTATATATAACAAGAAGAATATGAAGTAGTACAACAAAAATTGTCGAAACCCTCCCAGGATCTATGTAAAGCTACACAGATGCATGATGTAATACTTATTACTGTAACCTGATTATGCTTCCCAGACCCCCCTCGTCTTAAAACCCACTAAGGGCCTTCCCAGAAAAACGTCCAACTGCTAAAGGAAGGGTTGCTGACGTGCTTTAACTGTGACTGTGTCCTCAATACTTTACTACTCAAAGACTGAGATCAATGATGATATGCTCAAAAATCTGTGTGCTGCCCTTAAAACTGGAGGCGAATAGGAAGTCCCTCCGGTCAGTGGAGACCACAGTGAAGGAGCGAGGAGACTGGATGTAGACTTCCTTGAAACGCACAAAAACCTTCTCCTCTGCATCCCATAGATAGATCTGCGAGAAGGTGTAGTCGCTTCCCAGAGCCAGGTAGTACCTTTCTTTGAAGGAAAATGGCTGCAGGATCATGGAGCCTCTCGAAGGAAGGGCCTGGACCTCTGAGAACTCCTTTGCAGTCCAATGCAAGACTTTGGAGTCGCCGATGTATCGGGTCATGGCCAGATAAAGATCCTCCTTGATCCAGAAGGTCTTGACAGCGACTACATCTTCCATGTTAGGGATTTCCCCTTGCAAGGCAAACTTCTGAGTGCTCCTGCTCCACTGGTAAATGACCGGTACTTGGGAACGGCTCGCTAGGATAAGATGGGCCTTACCGTCCAAATTCACAAACTCTGCGTCTGTATCACGAAACCATTCGTGAAGTGACTGGTAGGAGTAGAAGCCCTTGTCGTTCCATTTGTAGAGAGTAGAAAGTCCAGCCTTCGAGCTGTCAGCGATGATGAAGAACCAGTCATTGCCGATCTGAAATGCCTCAATGTCATTCGGCTTGGAAATCTTGGATACCTCAATGTCTTGGAACTTCGTGAacttgctttggtcttcatcaaaCTTGTAGATGTGGGAACCACCAAAGAGTTGAGCAACGATGACAAACACCTGCTCCTGGATGATCACAGACCTGCAGCCAACTATGGActgaccttaaaaaaaaaacacaatgcatgAAATTTATTTGGCCATATACAACTTCATTTGATGGCTTTACCATGATTGTACCTGTGATGTTGTCGTAACTCCTGAAGTTCATCTCGATGTGGTCCCATTGGAGCACCATGCAGCTCTCTATGTTGGGAGCAGCGATGGCCACATACACGTCTTTCTTGTGGGAGAACGTGTCCACAGACAATGACTCAGTAGACACAGAGTGGAGAGGAATGAAATCTGGGCAACATATGGTAAAATTGCATCTTAATAACTTAGTAAGTGTTTTGCATCTCACAACTGATGTGCTGCAGAAAAAACCCTAAAAAGATACCCAAGGCAAGTATTCTTTGCATGTCAGTGAAATATTCCCAAGCTATAAATGCTCCTGTTGGATGAATACATCCCAATCTATTGTCtgggacacaccaagccgactTCAATGTACTAGTGTGTACAAAAACTAAAAGTGTTGACGCCTTGAATTGGCTGGACCAAAAACTGTGCTTGAACACACCACACGGACTACAGCCACCTGCAAACTAGCATATGTGTCATATTCATCATGCTGAACTGGGTATACTCCTGCTGATGTGAGCTTGACAAGAGCATACACTGCAAATACTAGACTGACAGATGCTCTTTGACAGCCGACCGTCAGCTAGGTGTGTCCCGGCCTTTAAAACTTCAATGAAATGAaagtacactctaaaaaataaaggttttctattggcatcaatggttccatgaagaacttttaacataTATAGAACATTTTCATTCCACAAAGTGTGCTTTTGTAGTGGAAAAGGGTTTGTAGTGGAAAAGGTTTGTGAGACTGATTAAATGTAAAGTTGTTGAGACTAACAATGATTGCTATTACTGCTGTCAGATAGCATGTTAGACGGTTAAAATTACCTGTAGTGTTCCAAGACATTGCACATCTTTCCATTCGCAGAGCTGGGCCTATCATATTGGTATCTGCATCGTTGAGATTGAAACTTACCGGTATTTACTTATCCAGTATGCTTCCGAAAAAAACGGTAATACCATAACTTCCTAGTTCTTATAGACAACACTCGACTCTACACGTCATCCACCCCACACCTACTTCAGGAGAAGGTTTGTGTATAGGAAACCCCCAAATGGTGGCAACATGCTGTAGGCTGATAAACACAACTAATGCTACAGTAAGCCTAGTTTAAACTGCATCCTAAAACTAGGTGATGAAACTGTAACTGCACATAAAATGTTCTAGGCTTATTCTGTACTGACTCAAAATGAATGTTTTCTTGTCTTTATCTTTACCCAGTAATGTTATTCACTGTAACTTTGATAATATCAAAATCACCCCCTttcctagttttttttttctttctttcttcccttTCCTTCATCGACTACAATTTTGGTTTCATCCTTGCTCCTTgttattgtgttgttgttttgttttatttatttattttattattatttttcttttctctctttaatGTAAACTTTGTGCTGGTCTATATGAAAGTGTCTTACATTGTTGGTTACCTGTCTTGTTATGTAaattaagcaataaaaaaattaataaaaaaaatcagtgttcATGAGCATTTATTTACATTAGTATTCAAAACCAAGTCTAACAATCAACAAATGAGaataaaaacaatttacaaaATTTAAATGCCATTTTGCATATCAGATTAAACTAAAACTGGTATAAGGACATTATATGATCAAGAGTTGttctttgattttttaaaataagataaaGGTATTGAATATTAATAGCTGAATATCATGCTTTTGCAGGCTGCAGTCATTATTTGGGCTTGTGTTATTCTGCTCTCTGTATCCCAGCTTGCAAAACAGTATAGAAATGAGGTTCTTATTTTAACACACTTGTAATCAAAGTCACACATTTAACATTCGTCActtatacttaaaataaaaagctttttacaTTCAAATGTATCTCCAAAATCTGTTTATCACATTCTTGAAGTTGTAATGAGTACACTCTCAAAAAAAGGTATGAATGCTATCATTggggtggtactttttcaaaaggcacacctttgtaccttaaagatacatataagtacctaaagtgtacatgaTATTAGTACCAAAAAGGTACATGATTttagtacctaaaaggtacaaaattgtacctttttaaaaggtactgccccagtggccgcttttgtaccttttttctgagagtgtaagatcaagtcattttctttattaacagacatacaggtgctggtcatataatcatcaaaaagttgatttatttcactaattccattcaaaaagtgaaacttgtatattatattcattaattacacacacacacacacacacagatatatttagattgtttatttattttaattttgatgatttaactgacaactaaggaaaatcccaaattcagtatctcagaaaattagaattttttgaaaaggttcaatattgaagacacctggagcCACACTCTGAttagcagacatggggacttgtgacttggtgacttggactcgagtcgactcgagtcgctatttttaggacttgtgacttgacttgacaaaaaataaaatacttgagacttgactcggacttggaagttaaagactcggaacttgacttgacttgagacaggatgacttgaatgacttgagtgttaatcacatcatgttttcagtttgaatataaaatatataaattatttttaaaaataaatttgattactcagctggagcgcaggctgagaatcgcgttgtcatgactggatcaggacactatcatcagtcatgccctctctaccttacgcacaccacgcccacttagatcagatatcacatcacatcaacatctcagcttgaggggtaccgagggtcatcgcttttgtcgtcaataattcgcgcctaaaaacgcgtggaaatcgctaggcgcgccgctttctccttgtttccaaagcgctcgggcagttgcgcccctgccgttgctaagcaaccatgacgcgctctctccatgacgagcaaaggataaatggatttgcagcactaaaaatcgcttgcagtagctctgctactaaatttatttaaaaatggcaatccatatacagctatgatcagctgttccttcatcttggctgagctttcaacgttgttacggggaaaggatgaagctgcttgattggttcttgtcacatgaccagcggtgccattgcggctctctgaaaagttgagatgtttttaactcgatgcgatgcggacgcgattggaaaaaacgagcgtgtcgcaccgcgtgtgcatcgcgaccgcgttgcttccattatgagcgcgcataccggtggcgcatacatggtgggataggccacatcgtgctcggcttgcagacaagactctctcgattcttatattttgcaagtgcaataccttgtaatagaggtaatgacttacggatatactctgagagagagattgtgtttgtgtgtgtgtgtgtgtgtgtgtgagagagagaaagaaacacactcgtgctttacctgatgaaggaaacccaaactgagtctgactccaatcactaccccaacattcagaaactaattgacaaaaatctgaagtataattaagatgaaaaatgaaaaaatgaatttgagctccaaaccaaactccagtgttattcggccctaaacagaaccacaaaactggcaaattacttatcactcaagcaattaaaagaaagacaaatcctttcaaaatatcgactcagtgatcatgatttggaaaatagagattggtagacataaaagatcctggctaccgagagaagcgagactgtgcaaacactgtgagctgaatcaaacagaggatgagaaacacttccttcttgtctgtcccaaatacagcactacaagagaagacattcttcccacagtttgaagctttgaatccttcattcttgtttCTAAatgagaaactactctatatacttggagagaatgagacggcagtcacaatagctgctaaatatttatacaccatacacaccatacgaaagggataatttattgtattcaactgttttattttatattcttaattgtatataattactattattaatattagaaatattatctgctgctgctattttgattgtattgtattttattgtaatcatattttatattttattctgtatctaaatgctttggcgatactgtaactcaaatgtcatgccaataaagcaacttgaacttgagagagagagagagagagagagagagaggagaaatgtaagaaagtttaatgttgtatgtaaactgtgtttgaggggaagttgtggcctaatggttagagagtcagacttgcaatcgaagggttgtgagttcgagtctcgggctggcaggaattgtgggtggggggagtgcatgtacagttctctctccaccttcaataccacgactgaggagcccttgagcaaggcatcgaacccccaactgctccccgggcgccgcagcataaatggctgccactgcttccgggtgtgtgttcacagtgtgtgtgtgtgttcactgctctgtgtgtgtgcactttggatgggtcaaatgcagagcacaacttctgagtatgggtcaccatacttggctgaatgtcatgtcagtcgtgttacagagagagagagaaagaggtgttcagagaggagtctgttggatgtttagctgttatttgttttatggactcaatgttgaaaatgtaaaacatttcaaacactgttggcagaagtgaaaaataaataattttatgaagttacaattttgtttgattccatgtttactgaacatgagtatttactatgcaaatccaaattattttaatttactgacagttacttatatcttgtcttttaactttattaagatcagattctgcaggtaaaattacaataataaggtgacttgacttggacttgacttgacttactacaggacttgacttgacttgacttgacataacttgtgactttacttgacttgacttgcccaagaaaaaaatacttgggacttacttgagacttgaaggttaagacttgagacttacttgagacttgcacatgtgtgacttggtcccatctctgctgaTTAGCTAATTAAATCAAAACACCCGCAAAGGCCTTTAAAagggggaagactgctgacttgacagttgtccaaaagatgaccattgacaccttgcacaaggagggcaagacacaaaacgtcattgcaaaagaggctggctgttcacagagctctgtgtccaagcacattaatagagaggtgaagggaaggaaaagatgtggcagAAAATGTGTACAAGCagtagggataaccacaccctggagaggattgtgaaacaaaactcattaaaaaatgtgggggagatgcACAAAGAGTGGAcagcagctggagtcagtgcttcaagaaccactacacacagacgtatgcaagacatgggtttcagctgtcgcattccttgtgtcaagacactcttgaacaacagacagcatcagaagcgtctcgcttcaaaaaggactggactgctgctgagtggtccacagttatgttctctgatgaaagtacattttgcatttcctttggaaatcagggtcccagagtctggaggaagagaggagaggcccaCAATCCaggttgcttgaggtccagtgtaaagttcccacagtcagtgatggattggggtgccatgtcatctgctggtgttggtccactgtgttttctgaggtcaaaggtcaacacagccgtacaccaggaagttttagagcacttcatgcttcctgcttctgaccaactttatggagatgcagatttcattttccaacaggacttggcacctgcacacagtgccaaagctaccagtacctggtttaaggaccatggtatccctgttcttaattggctagcaaactcacctgaccttaaccccatagaaaatctatgtggtattttaaagaggaagatgcgatttgtcagacccaagaatgcagaagagctgaaggccactatcagagcaacctgggctctcataacacccgagcagtgccacagactgatcgactccatgccacgccgcattgctgctgtaattcaggcaaaaggagccccaactaaagattgagtgctgtacatgctcatacttttcatttttatactttttagttggacAAGATTGCTAAAAAACCTttgtttgtattggtcttaagtaatattcaaattttcggagatattgaatttgggattttccttagttgtcagttataatcatcaaaaataaaataaataaacatttgaaatatatcaatgtgtgtaatgaattaatataatatacaagtttcactttttgaatggaataagtgaaatcaactttttgatgatattctatttATATGACCAGCGCCTGTATCATAATTTTAAAGGTTTGTGCTTTTGACAGTTTCCCTGTATTGGGATACTCCACTCCAAtatgacaattttgtcattagtcacttacccccatgtcattccaaacccgtaaaagcttcgttcatcttcagaacacaatttaagatattttggatgaaaaccaggaggcttgtgactgtcccatagactgccaagtaaaatacactgtcaaggtccagaaaattatgaaagacattgtcagaatagcccatctgccatcagtggatcaaccataacattatgaagcgaaaaaaaactttttggacacaaggaaataaaaataacgactttattcaacaattcttctcctctgtctctccacatcaccgtagcgccattttggagaatatgagctgaacgcaggcagtgTACGTTCCTCTGAGTCAGCCGTGCCACAAcaatgtgctgttttctttcaaactaaagcttaaatatacatagaaaacgTATCATTTTGAAGCGGCTAACACAGAGGAGTGTACACTGCCTgcttttaagggtttggaactacatggaGGAAAGTGATTAAtaactaaattttcattttggggtggagtatcccttttaagcttatattttttcctttcaCAAAAGTCttgatattttaatgaattatcacataaacacacatttatGCCTAAAACCACACAACTTAAATGTAAGTTTTGATGATTTAAACTCTGAACAGGCCCTTATAAATAGAGGATGATAGAGGCGtttcattttaattgaataattacTTGACAATACAGCTTAGTCCACTGACCAAAAGAGAgacatgatttaaataaatatagaaaaattaGGTAAAAATGTCTCTAAAGATAATAGGATTGCATTTGTCACCTGTATCACTATTTGATCTTGCATGCCTGTGctgaaaactgtatttttttttctcaatgttgTTGCAGCCACATCATGCACAATATCAGCTGTTGCTTACAGAGTTTTGAAAGGCTGTCAGAGTTACAGTATATATCATTATGAAGAGTGATTTAAGTAGTTACAGGTGCCAACTGCAACTCTTTTCCGCGGTCCATGCACTGTACGTTCAGCAGAAATGTCCTCTGATACAGCAGGGCTAAGGAAATGTTATATATAACAAGAAGAATATGAAGTAGTACAACAAAAATTGTCGAAACCCTCCCAGGATCTATGTAAAGCTACACAGATGCATGATGTAATACTTATTACTGTAACCTGATTATGCTTCCCAGACCCCCCTCGTCTTAAAACCCACTAAGGGCCTTCCCAGAAAAACGTCCAACTGCTAAAGGAAGGGTTGCTGACGTGCTTTAACTGTGACTGTGTCCTCAATACTTTACTACTCAAAGACTGAGATCAATGATGATATGCTCAAAAATCTGTGTGCTGCCCTTAAAACTGGAGGCGAATAGGAAGTCCCTCCGGTCAGTGGAGACCACAGTGAAGGAGCGAGGAGACTGGATGTAGACTTCCTTGAAACGCACAAAAACCTTCTCCTCTGCATCCCATAGATAGATCTGCGAGAAGGTGTAGTCGCTTCCCAGAGCCAGGTAGTACCTTTCTTTGAAGGAAAATGGCTGCAGGATCATGGAGCCTCTCGAAGGAAGGGCCTGGACCTCTGAGAACTCCTTTGCAGTCCAATGCAAGACTTTGGAGTCGCCGATGTATCGGGTCATGGCCAGATAAAGATCCTCCTTGATCCAGAAGGTCTTGACAGCGACTACATCTTCCATGTTAGGGATTTCCCCTTGCAAGGCAAACTTCTGAGTGCTCCTGCTCCACTGGTAAATGACCGGTACTTGGGAACGGCTCGCTAGGATAAGATGGGCCTTACCGTCCAAATTCACAAACTCTGCGTCTGTATCACGAAACCATTCGTGAAGTGACTGGTAGGAGTAGAAGCCCTTGTCGTTCCATTTGTAGAGAGTAGAAAGTCCAGCCTTCGAGCTGTCAGCGATGATGAAGAACCAGTCATTGCCGATCTGAAATGCCTCAATGTCATTCGGCTTGGAAATCTTGGATACCTCAATGTCTTGGAACTTCGTGAacttgctttggtcttcatcaaaCTTGTAGATGTGGGAACCACCAAAGAGTTGAGCAACGATGACAAACACCTGCTCCTGGATGATCACAGACCTGCAGCCAACTATGGActgaccttaaaaaaaaaacacaatgcatgAAATTTATTTGGCCATATACAACTTCATTTGATGGCTTTACCATGATTGTACCTGTGATGTTGTCGTAACTCCTGAAGTTCATCTCGATGTGGTCCCATTGGAGCACCATGCAGCTCTCTATGTTGGGAGCAGCGATGGCCACATACACGTCTTTCTTGTGGGAGAACGTGTCCACAGACAATGACTCAGTAGACACAGAGTGGAGAGGAATGAAATCTGGGCAACATATGGTAAAATTGCATCTTAATAACTTAGTAAGTGTTTTGCATCTCACAACTGATGTGCTGCAGAAAAAACCCTAAAAAGATACCCAAGGCAAGTATTCTTTGCATGTCAGTGAAATATTCCCAAGCTATAAATGCTCCTGTTGGATGAATACATCCCAATCTATTGTCtgggacacaccaagccgactTCAATGTACTAGTGTGTACAAAAACTAAAAGTGTTGACGCCTTGAATTGGCTGGACCAAAAACTGTGCTTGAACACACCACACGGACTACAGCCACCTGCAAACTAGCATATGTGTCATATTCATCATGCTGAACTGGGTATACTCCTGCTGATGTGAGCTTGACAAGAGCATACACTGCAAATACTAGACTGACAGATGCTCTTTGACAGCCGACCGTCAGCTAGGTGTGTCCCGGCCTTTAAAACTTCAATGAAATGAaagtacactctaaaaaataaaggttttctattggcatcaatggttccatgaagaacttttaacataTATAGAACATTTTCATTCCACAAAGTGTGCTTTTGTAGTGGAAAAGGGTTCtttagaatattaaaatgttaagaaTTGTTCAATGAAAGATTCTTTGAGGAgctcaaaaatggttcttctatggcattgctgcaacagccatttatttttaagagtgactAACAACAGATACTTTCTTCCTTTTAGTtccatacagaaaaaaaagatatagtGCAGGACTTGGTTCTATGCATCGGTATTTAATTGGATTTTCAGATGTGGATGATGCGCTCAAAATTGGGGCAGAGCTTGCAGGAGAGAATTTAAgcagactaaatgattggagagtCACCAGAGAGAAGTCATTTCACTAGAACATCCAGTTATAAAATGAAAGGTCAAACATATGCACACGTTAAATGTTCACAATATGATCTATAACATGTATTTAGAAAACAGGTATGTTTAATTAAGTTCAAGTCgactttaagatttatttttaccaAAGAATCTCAATGTACTCGTAAATAGCTATAAATGACAAACACAATCCACTGAATTGGCTTTATAGTCAGAAAAATTGTCCAATCACACTACCAAGCATGCACATGCTCTTTCACATACCTGTAGAGATGCATTCGTTATGTAAGCTCGTCATGTCATTGAGCCGTTTACCCTTCATCTCCTCGGGACCGGCGCAGAGGACGTCTGATACAGTGGCGTTCGTGCTCTTTAACCACATCATCAGCCACTTCGCTCGGCAATCACACTCAAACACATTGCCCCTCAGGTCTCTGCAatgaaatatatatg
The genomic region above belongs to Carassius carassius chromosome 3, fCarCar2.1, whole genome shotgun sequence and contains:
- the LOC132128185 gene encoding leucine-rich repeat LGI family member 2-like produces the protein MIGPALRMERCAMSWNTTDFIPLHSVSTESLSVDTFSHKKDVYVAIAAPNIESCMVLQWDHIEMNFRSYDNITGQSIVGCRSVIIQEQVFVIVAQLFGGSHIYKFDEDQSKFTKFQDIEVSKISKPNDIEAFQIGNDWFFIIADSSKAGLSTLYKWNDKGFYSYQSLHEWFRDTDAEFVNLDGKAHLILASRSQVPVIYQWSRSTQKFALQGEIPNMEDVVAVKTFWIKEDLYLAMTRYIGDSKVLHWTAKEFSEVQALPSRGSMILQPFSFKERYYLALGSDYTFSQIYLWDAEEKVFVRFKEVYIQSPRSFTVVSTDRRDFLFASSFKGSTQIFEHIIIDLSL
- the LOC132127193 gene encoding leucine-rich repeat LGI family member 2-like gives rise to the protein MSGASVLHLLLQGGRIHTCNMQTVVIISALVLCLASSGNAGKKVFKCPSSCSCSKESIICVGSSYVLRLIPNDVSSLSIVNGTFSEIKEAMFSHMPSLQLLLLNSNALTTIRDDAFSGLPHLEYLFIENNKIETTSKYSFRGLRDLTHLSLANNNIKALPRDLFTDLDSLIELDLRGNVFECDCRAKWLMMWLKSTNATVSDVLCAGPEEMKGKRLNDMTSLHNECISTDFIPLHSVSTESLSVDTFSHKKDVYVAIAAPNIESCMVLQWDHIEMNFRSYDNITGQSIVGCRSVIIQEQVFVIVAQLFGGSHIYKFDEDQSKFTKFQDIEVSKISKPNDIEAFQIGNDWFFIIADSSKAGLSTLYKWNDKGFYSYQSLHEWFRDTDAEFVNLDGKAHLILASRSQVPVIYQWSRSTQKFALQGEIPNMEDVVAVKTFWIKEDLYLAMTRYIGDSKVLHWTAKEFSEVQALPSRGSMILQPFSFKERYYLALGSDYTFSQIYLWDAEEKVFVRFKEVYIQSPRSFTVVSTDRRDFLFASSFKGSTQIFEHIIIDLSL